One Marasmius oreades isolate 03SP1 chromosome 2, whole genome shotgun sequence DNA segment encodes these proteins:
- a CDS encoding uncharacterized protein (BUSCO:EOG0926142Y): MAESSFKDIPELFEVELGEALSARTEALSTFRELGPPDLCHVVKSNGKSGQRDLGSYHYISGVDASSSASLAAYINSLTYAIEDSSAWFSKAAAWKVKSGCYCCFNAFSRLDIRVDVKIPGGVHAYVIDLRGERHEATPELWQETYMSAVLRAILYSDDPNYWLDAYRKLDPITTPESEIRFLQAAEALFMKGWQVGSDPEIQVATVVSNHLTAGIMKYFGDSGRYQQAANLFEKIAAKEPEVASLLARSYIGMNEEVKAVQIMASSIKQTPHSYTLLHAQCDLLRLKDKHEWAVKLAREAVNCAPSEFVTWEKLTECYISLGDYESALLTLNSCPMFTYNGRDVHRNLTPARVHLPFLRPIGEILPERVKTEEDEADPALLRLPSPGLKGTWARAYALLTKLVSNIGWDELLKTRSSVFVMEEEYRMQKAQGDVAKAGVIHEDGMIRAPMAPDGLDDNASTRGMVSSPGSPANTKSNSIGDGKGLTADPPIPVIRISTESDREREEAVEAEENGGLNGDAKGKAKGFKFDVGEDGNSDQTVLERPAQAAAGEEEDVINEPGEYVSHKQSQSSPEAFSFSNKRLCERWLDNLFMVLYEDLRVWTIFRAEVAHFKTQHVAYRKTGIEWEILGDLGLRLHHKEEAKEAFQRCLDTTRYSQKPWVKLMEMYAEEGDIQRCIQTAIRVAAYQWADYTEMTYPTQIARAFFKLGKVHGHGKITYTLISMGLPESILKIMDSYLQYGKAFKVEGWDF, encoded by the exons ATGGCGGAATCGTCCTTCAAGGACATTCCAGAGCTTTTCGAG GTGGAATTGGGTGAAGCACTTTCAGCGCGAACTGAAGCACTGT CAACGTTCCGCGAACTTGGGCCCCCGGATCTATGTCACGTCGTCAAAAGTAATGGAAAGAGTGGGCAACGAGAC CTGGGTTCATATCATTATATCTCGGGCGTAGATGCTTCGTCTTCAGCTTCTTTAGCGGCCTATATCAACTCATTAACCTATGCAATCGAAGACAGCTCAGCTTGGTTCAGCAAGGCGGCTGCTTGGAAGGTCAAGAGCGGGTGTTACTG CTGTTTCAATGCGTTCTCAAGACTTGACATACGCGTAGATGTCAAAATCCCAGGTGGTGTACATGCATATGTGATAGATTTGCGTGGTGAAAG ACACGAAGCTACACCTGAGTTGTGGCAAGAAACTTATATGTCCGCTGTCCTTCGTGCCATTCTGTATTCCGACGACCCAAACTATTGGCTTGACGCCTACCGCAAACTCGACCCCATCACCACTCCAGAATCAGAAATTCGTTTTCTTCAAGCAGCTGAAGCTTTGTTCATGAAAG GCTGGCAAGTCGGATCTGACCCAGAGATTCAGGTCGCGACAGTTGTTTCAAATCACCTTACAGCTGGAATAATGAAGTATTTCGGTGACAGTGGAAGATACCAGCAGGCTGCAAACCTTTTCGAGAAGATTGCTGCGAAGGAACCAGAGGTTGCCAGTTTGCTTGCTCGAAGTTATATTGGAATGA ACGAAGAAGTCAAAGCTGTCcaaattatggcctcatccaTCAAACAAACACCCCACTCCTACACCCTTCTGCATGCACAATGCGATCTCCTCAGATTAAAAGACAAACACGAGTGGGCTGTCAAGCTTGCTCGGGAAGCTGTTAATTGTGCCCCATCCGAATTTGTCACATGGGAAAAGCTCACGGAATGTTACATCTCCTTGGGCGATTACGAATCTGCTCTCCTCACCCTCAACTCCTGTCCTATGTTTACTTATAATGGCCGGGACGTTCATCGGAACCTCACACCAGCTCGCGTCCACCTACCCTTCCTGCGCCCGATAGGCGAAATCTTGCCCGAAAGAGTCAAgacagaagaggatgaggccGACCCTGCATTGTTGAGGTTACCAAGTCCAGGCCTAAAAGGAACATGGGCAAGAGCCTACGCATTGTTGACGAAGTTAGTCTCGAACATTGGTTGGGACGAGTTGTTGAAGACTCGGAGCAGTGTGTTCGTCATGGAGGAGGAGTATAGGATGCAGAAGGCTCAGGGCGATGTGGCCAAGGCTGGTGTGATACATGAGGATGGAATGATTCGAGCACCGATGGCTCCGGATGGTTTGGACGATAATGCATCGACAAGAGGAATGGTTTCTTCCCCTGGAAGCCCTGCAAATACCAAGTCTAACTCTATTGGGGATGGGAAGGGTCTGACTGCGGATCCCCCAATCCCGGTGATACGGATTTCGACAGAGTCGGATAGGGAACGGGAAGAGGCTGTTGAGGCTGAAGAGAACGGAGGTCTGAACGGGGATGCAAAGGGTAAAGCGAAAGGGTTCAAGTTCGATGTTGGAGAAGATGGGAACAGCGATCAAACGGTGTTGGAAAGACCTGCTCAAGCTGCAGCgggtgaggaagaggatgttaTTAATGAGCCTGGAGAATATGTTTCTCATAAGCAGTCTCAATCAAGTCCAGAAGCGTTTTCGTTCAGCAATAAACGCTTATGTGAGCGGTGGTTGGATAACCTGTTCATGGTGCTCTATGAG GATCTCCGCGTCTGGACGATTTTCCGTGCTGAGGTGGCACATTTCAAGACACAACACGTTGCCTATAGGAAGACCGGCATAGAGTGGGAGATATTGGGAGACCTCGGTTTACGTCTCCATCACAAGGAGGAAGCTAAAGAA GCGTTCCAACGCTGCCTGGATACCACTCGTTACTCACAAAAACCCTGGGTGAAACTTATGGAAATGTATGCTGAGGAAGGCGATATCCAACGGTGTATTCAGACTGCCATCCGTGTTGCTGCGTATCAATGGGCAGATTACACCGAGATGACG TACCCTACCCAAATCGCCCGAGCTTTCTTCAAGCTGGGGAAGGTTCACGGGCATGGAAAAATCACTTATACTCTTATTAGTATGGGGTTACCGGAGTCGATATTGAAAATTATGGATAGTTACTTGCAGTATGGGAAGGCGTTCAAGGTTGAGGGTTGGGACTTCTGA
- a CDS encoding uncharacterized protein (CAZy:GH109): MTTSTIENPLGGRTAIIGTGTRAAMYIRGIAERPSSRVVALLEPNSIRAKYYNDILSSLGAPTVPVYRPEQFKEMLEKEKVETVVVTCVDSLHHLYIIRALEAGVRVLTEKPMTVDVEKCRAILDAVERTGRHLTVTFNYRYNPTHEAVKRVIAEGTIGEVLSVNFEWLLDSVHGADFFRRWHREKATSGGLLVHKAGHHFDLVNWWIDSTPATVVGMGRLAFYGEENGRKHGWVKETYERARGSDAAKSDPFSLNLEDDETLVDLYQNAEGEDGYHRDQSVFASSDSKNPITIEDDMSLLVRYRCGATMTYHLTAYSPWEGYRVMFNGSKGRLELHVCESEYRLPSSKENKENGMTGLIHGLGVLPHEGETKVTLHPLWEKPRTLDVGVDHTAHGGGDIRMMSVLFGPREGEVVDTGDASKRSATERDGALALAVGLAGNESFKTGQFVDIASLGLGDLE, translated from the exons ATGACCACTTCGACGATTGAAAACCCCTTAGGAGGTCGTACCGCCATCATTGGAACGGGAACTCGGGCAGCAATGTATATTCGGGGAATAGCAGAAAGACCATCGAGCAGAGTCGTAGCACTGTTAGAGCCCAACTCGATTCGCGCCAAGTATTATAACGATATCCTAAGCTCGCTGGGAGCGCCAACCGTGCCGGTATATCGACCAGAGCAGTTCAAGGAAATGTTGGAAAAGGAGAAGGTGGAAACTGTCGTGGTGACGTGCGTTGATTCCTTGCATCACTTGTATATCATCCGTGCGTTAGAAGCTGGAG TACGAGTCTTGACGGAAAAACCGATGACGGTGGATGTCGAGAAATGCAGAGCCATTCTTGACGCAGTGGAACGCACTGGACGCCATTTGACCGTCACTTTTAACTACCG ATATAACCCAACACACGAAGCCGTTAAACGAGTCATAGCAGAAGGGACGATCGGAGAAG TCCTCTCTGTCAACTTTGAGTGGTTACTCGACTCTGTTCACGGTGCGGACTTCTTCAGGCGTTGGCATCGCGAAAAAGCCACGTCTGGAGGACTTTTGGTGCATAAGGCTGGTCATCATTTTGACCTTGTGAATTGGTGGATCGATTCCACGCCTGCCACCGTCGTAGGTATGGGAAGATTGGCGTTCTATGGGGAAGAAAATGGCCGAAAGCATGGTTGGGTGAAGGAAACCTATGAGAGAGCGAGAGGTAGTGATGCGGCCAAAAGTGATCCGTTCTCGTTGAACCTAGAAGATGATGAGACGCTCGTGGACCTTTACCAGAATGCTGAGGGAGAAGATGGATACCACAGAGATCAAAGT GTCTTCGCTTCGTCCGACTCTAAGAATCCAATCACCATAGAAGATGACATGTCCCTTCTAGTTCGTTATCGTTGTGGAGCGACTATGACTTATCATCTGACTGCATACTCTCCGTGGGAGGGTTATCGAGTCATGTTCAATGGTTCAAAAGGCCGTCTGGAGTTGCACGTCTGCGAATCAGAATATCGGCTTCCTTCCAGCAAGGAGAACAAAGAGAACGGTATGACTGGTTTGATTCACGGGCTGGGGGTTCTCCCGCACGAAGGAGAAACCAAGGTGACCCTACACCCCCTCTGGGAGAAGCCGCGTACACTGGACGTCGGGGTCGACCATACTGCACACGGAGGAGGAGATATAAGGATGATGAGCGTCCTGTTTGGGccgagagagggagaggttgTTGATACAGGAGATGCGTCCAAGCGAAGCGCAACCGAGAGAGATGGCGCCCTTGCATTGGCAGTTGGACTAGCCGGTAATGAGAGTTTCAAGACGGGTCAGTTCGTAGACATTGCTAGCCTGGGTCTCGGTGACCTTGAATAG